In Clarias gariepinus isolate MV-2021 ecotype Netherlands chromosome 9, CGAR_prim_01v2, whole genome shotgun sequence, a single window of DNA contains:
- the polr3d gene encoding DNA-directed RNA polymerase III subunit RPC4, producing MATPGSGDSSSNPRPAAGGRGSMLNLRTPGRLPAMRSRDLTLGGVKKKTFTPNIISRKSKEELKVNEGPRRERKDADRGRQRDGRGRGRGRPEVIQSHSIFEQGPAEMMAKRRGVYEDTRETPNSAPCPIINIKKEKRETEEETKEILRKLERDNFMDDPQLRNEARCCPVQLPLAVSGWVFKEEPEEDAEDQEVKVEKSAEDSVTVKQEPPDVPVIKKAEPTFKPPPLPEPDLLPDLLQVWNRCKEEELLFMQLPDSLPGQPPTSDARPAKTTVQSEDGQNLLQKTEGQEEAEEENVCNLRDLQEGLVGRLLVRKSGRVQLVLGNVTLDVALGTSCSFLQELVSVSTEGRRGDMTVLGHIKHKLVCSPDFEALLQNRA from the exons ATGGCGACCCCAGGCTCCGGCGACTCCTCGTCGAACCCGAGGCCCGCGGCTGGAGGTCGCGGCTCGATGCTGAACCTCAGGACACCCGGGCGCCTTCCTGCCATGCGCTCCAGAGACCTGACGCTGGGTGGCGTGAAGAAG AAAACGTTCACGCCCAACATCATCAGTCGAAAGAGTAAAGAAGA ACTAAAAGTAAACGAGGGACccaggagagagaggaaggacgCGGATCGCGGGCGACAGCGAGATGGGCGGGGCAGGGGGCGGGGACGACCGGAGGTCATCCAATCCCACTCTATCTTTGAGCAGGGCCCGGCGGAAATGATGGCCAAGAGGAGAG GTGTGTATGAGGACACGCGCGAAACGCCCAACAGCGCCCCCTGTCCCATCATCAACATAAAGAAGGAGAAGCGAGAGACGGAAGAGGAGACCAAAGAGATCCTGCGCAAACTGGAGAGAGACAAT TTCATGGACGACCCGCAGCTGAGGAACGAAGCGCGCTGCTGTCCCGTGCAGCTTCCACTGGCCGTGTCCGGCTGGGTGTTTAAAGAAGAGCCCGAGGAAGACGCCGAAGACCAAGAAGTCAAAGTGGAGAAGAGTGCAGAGGATTCTGTTACAG TAAAACAGGAGCCTCCCGACGTCCCTGTGATAAAGAAGGCGGAGCCGACATTTAAGCCGCCACCCCTTCCCGAACCCGACCTGCTGCCTGACCTGCTGCAGGTGTGGAATCGCTGCAAAGAGGAGGAGCTTCTGTTCATGCAGCTTCCTGATTCGCTCCCGGGCCAACCGCCCACCAGCGACGCCCGGCCCGCCAAGACCACCGTGCAGTCCGAGGACGGGCAGAACCTGCTGCAGAAGACTGaaggacag gaggAGGCTGAGGAGGAGAACGTTTGTAATCTGAGGGATCTGCAGGAGGGTCTGGTGGGTCGCTTGTTGGTGAGGAAGTCAGGACGAGTGCAGCTGGTGTTGGGGAACGTCACGCTGGATGTGGCTCTGGGGACGTCCTGCTCCTTCCTCCag gagttgGTGTCAGTGAGCACAGAGGGCAGGAGAGGAGACATGACCGTACTGGGccacattaaacacaaactgGTCTGCTCACCCGACTTCGAGGCGCTCCTTCAGAACAGagcttga
- the rnf10 gene encoding RING finger protein 10 yields MLESSAALCPELGLSPSPRVMEKNPNTSNTKLPPRSSSTGPAPSDSKTKTDAKNNGGSKRYNRKREPAFPKAESFPGPRRTHPQKGKNFDKRPPQRGGGGGRQGGLMGGGRREEVVETRRAEFSPAQFSGPKKISLNHLLNFTFEPRGSHVGSVGDSHSCWGRRNKWGHKHKPFNKELFLQANCQFVVMDDQDYQAHFSDPDTLVSWDCVQQVRIYSHEVPSCPICLYPPVAAHMTRCGHIYCWPCMLHYLSLSEKTWSKCPICYEAVHSADLKSVVAMETRQYVPGDVITMRLMRREKGVLVALPSSQWVKVEEPIRFGDVRLSSYSKLLLASQDQVLGLLAEERAALQAQLKQEQDDPQACFIQSALLQLQEREDGLLKRNVPDKRSCGVESADMMKLSLTDSSVPEVVVNKLTSSKPVLQYASAFDDEIQETSDEVPEVVPEQEVTEVAEDVLDGPREETLSNEAGAQPNSQHGPYYYFYQAEDGQQMFLHPVNVRCLQREYGSLENSPQSISATVVEIEGHTVNEDVRRRHRYLSHLPLTCEFGICELNLQPPVLSKETLDSFSDDLERRRRARQKKARDEKRREKRIEMEENRKQGKYPEVHIGLENLQQFPAFGPTPQYSPSGQNPEFLLGPPSPLSSSPASDTAMFPSLSGSSPSFSVGSVEEDSPCMSFAQMLRDGKARADVWPKLPPKKDTFLAPPAADSDGESDGSDRVPVPSFQNSFSQAVEAALLQLDHKPAAKAEAPPTADEKGGKKKKKKQKLLFSTSMVHTK; encoded by the exons ATGCTAGAGAGCTCGGCTGCTCTCTGCCCGGAGCTCGGCCTCAGTCCCTCACCCAGAGTCATGGAGAAAAACCCGAACACCAGCAACACCAAGCTCCCGCCCCGGTCCAGCTCCACAGGCCCGGCGCCCTCAGACTCTAAAACTAAAACAG ATGCAAAGAACAATGGCGGCTCCAAGCGCTACAACCGTAAGCGGGAGCCTGCCTTCCCCAAAGCAGAGAGTTTTCCAGGCCCCCGTCGCACCCACCCACAGAAAGGCAAGAATTTCGACAAGAGACCCCCCCagagaggtggaggaggaggtagACAGGGTGGGCTCATGGGCGGTGGGAGAAGAGAAGAG GTAGTCGAGACACGCCGGGCCGAGTTCAGCCCGGCTCAGTTTTCTGGACCCAAAAAGATCAGCTTGAACCACTTGCTCAATTTTACCTTTGAGCCGCGCGGAAGCCACGTCGGCTCCGTAGGCGACAGCCACTCATGCTGGGGTCGCCGCAACAAGTGGGGTCACAAACACAAGCCCTTCAACAAGGAGCTGTTTCTGCAGGCCAA CTGCCAGTTTGTGGTGATGGATGACCAGGATTATCAAGCTCACTTCTCTGACCCTGACACGCTGGTCAGCTGGGACTGTGTGCAGCAGGTG CGCATCTACAGCCACGAGGTGCCGTCGTGTCCGATCTGCCTGTACCCCCCGGTGGCAGCTCACATGACCCGCTGTGGCCACATCTACTGCTGGCCCTGCATGCTGCACTACCTGTCTCTGAGCGAGAAGACCTGGTCCAAGTGTCCAATCTGCTACGAGGCCGTGCACAGCGCAGACCTCAAGAG TGTTGTTGCTATGGAGACACGTCAGTACGTACCCGGTGATGTCATCACCATGCGCCTGATGCGCAGGGAGAAAGGCGTGTTGGTGGCTCTGCCCAGCTCCCAGTGGGTTAAAGTGGAGGAGCCTATTCGCTTTGGAG atGTGCGTCTGAGCTCTTATTCCAAGCTGCTGCTGGCGTCTCAGGATCAGGTTCTGGGTCTCCTGGCGGAGGAGAGAGCGGCGCTGCAGGCTCAACTGAAGCAGGAACAGGACGACCCTCAGGCCTGCTTCATACAGAGCGCTTTACTGCAGCTGCAG gagcgTGAGGACGGCCTGCTGAAGAGGAACGTTCCGGATAAGCGTTCCTGCGGCGTGGAGAGTGCAGACATGATGAAGCTCTCTCTGACCGACTCGAGTGTTCCCGAGGTCGTGGTCAACAAGCTCACCAGCTCCAAG CCCGTTCTGCAGTACGCCTCAGCGTTCGATGATGAGATTCAGGAGACCAGTGACGAGGTTCCCGAGGTCGTGCCTGAACAGGAAGTGACTGAGGTGGCCGAAGATGTGCTGGATGGACCGAGAGAGGAAACCCTGAGTAATGAGGCCGGGGCGCAGCCGAACTCTCAGCACGGTCCTTACTACTACTTCTACCAAG CGGAGGATGGACAGCAGATGTTCCTGCACCCGGTGAACGTTCGCTGCTTGCAGAGGGAGTACGGCAGCCTGGAGAACAGCCCTCAGTCCATCAGCGCCACTGTAGTGGAGATCGAGGGCCACACCGTTAACGAG GACGTTCGTCGGCGTCATCGTTACCTCTCTCACCTGCCCCTCACCTGCGAGTTCGGCATCTGCGAGCTCAACCTCCAGCCACCGGTCCTTTCTAAGGAGACACTGGACAGTTTCTCAG ATGATCTGGAGCGCAGGAGACGTGCGAGGCAGAAGAAGGCGAGGGACGAGAAGAGGAGGGAGAAGAGGATCGAGATGGAGGAGAACCGGAAACAGGGGAAAT atcCAGAGGTGCACATTGGGCTGGAGAACCTGCAGCAGTTCCCAGCGTTTGGTCCCACTCCTCAGTACAGCCCGTCAGGACAGAACCCAGAGTTCCTGCTAGGACCTCCCTCTCCTCTGAGCAGCAGTCCTGCCTCGG ACACTGCGATGTTCCCGAGTCTGAGCGGAAGCAGTCCGTCCTTCAGCGTGGGCAGCGTGGAGGAAGACTCGCCTTGCATGTCCTTCGCGCAG ATGCTGAGAGACGGAAAAGCAAGAGCAGATGTCTGGCCCAAACTGCCTCCAAAGAAAG ACACGTTCCTCGCTCCTCCGGCGGCCGACAGCGACGGCGAGAGTGACGGATCGGACCGCGTGCCGGTTCCCAGCTTCCAGAACTCCTTCAGTCAGGCGGTTGAAGCGGCGCTGCTGCAACTGGATCACAAACCAGCAGCCAAGGCTGAAGCTCCGCCCACTGCCG ATGAGAAAggagggaagaaaaagaagaaaaagcagaaaCTTCTTTTCAGCACTTCTATGGTTCACACAAAGTAA
- the pop5 gene encoding ribonuclease P/MRP protein subunit POP5 produces MVRIKARYLLCEVCVSDSSSLRLLEEKAVYQAVRAAVIKAHGEYGAALFSIGSTVTYLNAYTGVVILRFRKAHYQLLWSALPFITNIFSHGQKVQCFFNCIHVGGTIRTCQKFLVRYGRQQLCRMLPHCKTEAEKQEVRRAVLSCSLKKLRVDGDDEEEEDGDEGGADDGEAAGT; encoded by the exons ATGGTGCGGATTAAAGCCAGGTATCTgctgtgtgaggtgtgtgtgtcggACTCGAGCAGTTTGCGGTTGTTGGAGGAGAAGGCGGTGTATCAGGCGGTGAGGGCGGCGGTGATTAAAGCGCATGGAGAGTACGGAGCCGCTCTCTTCAGCATCGGGTCTACAG tGACGTACCTGAACGCGTACACCGGTGTGGTGATCCTGCGCTTCCGGAAAGCTCACTATCAGCTCCTGTGGTCTGCTCTGCCCTTCATCACCAACATATTCAGCCACGGTCAGAAAGTGCAGTGCTTCTTCAACTGCATACACGTCGGGG GTACCATCAGAACGTGTCAGAAGTTCCTCGTGCGATACGGGAGACAGCAGCTGTGCCGAATGCTGCCGCACTGTAAGACTGAGG CTGAAAAACAGGAGGTGAGGAGAGCTGTGTTGAGCTGCTCACTCAAAAAGTTAAGAGTGGATGGCgatgatgaagaggaggaagacGGTGATGAAGGTGGTGCTGATGATGGTGAAGCGGCAGGAACCTGA